The proteins below are encoded in one region of Styela clava chromosome 4, kaStyClav1.hap1.2, whole genome shotgun sequence:
- the LOC120326649 gene encoding uncharacterized protein LOC120326649: MDDTFQVGRKLLFHRHGVDDSIGTYATDYLLSAISFIMAGIMTYLIWRHKNNDDKRVKSSCGYEYASISQYWAPWKWPRPVMTSVALSTYATLAFQSCYSLMTVLGGLPHQYLHQVEPYTSWEDSWTWLIVWRCGAVMVVPTICAFFTLIEQICQQESFLPLPNWARKVYYGVKILLCMTAVVWNFVRLTDDTNPYDVTTLYIVFMGCFVIQSVWMTIIVCRSAIVACKKRLIKNRKVSGDRGTQAQNDAACTEAKHCVFRWDLCLQCLCPLLILGGGTFSYILTPMCSQAEDPHGLHGCPLPNNFNHNAVMHMIHVVAVMSLTLGEVLAIKRRERLYKAENNNNMNLEKALDDSGTSGALIV; this comes from the exons ATGGATGACACATTTCAAGTCGGAAGAAAACTGCTCTTTCATCGCCATGGCGTTGACGACAGCATTGGTACCTACGCCACAGACTATTTACTATCTGCTATTTCTTTCATCATGGCTGGAATTATGACGTATTTGATATGGCGTCACAAAAATAATGACGACAAGCGGGTTAAATCTTCATGTGGATACGAATACGCCAGCATATCACAGTACTGGGCCCCGTGGAAATGGCCAAGGCCGGTGATGACGTCAGTCGCGTTGTCCACCTACGCAACTCTAGCATTCCAATCGTGCTACAGCTTGATGACGGTACTGGGAGGATTGCCACATCAGTATTTGCATCAG GTCGAACCTTATACATCCTGGGAAGACAGCTGGACTTGGCTAATTGTGTGGAGATGCGGAGCGGTCATGGTCGTGCCTACCATTTGTGCTTTTTTTACTTTGATAGAGCAGATC TGTCAGCAAGAAAGTTTTCTCCCCTTGCCAAATTGGGCAAGAAAGGTTTACTATGGTGTCAAGATATTGCTGTGCATGACTGCTGTTGTCTGGAACTTTGTGCGCTTGACAGACGATACGAATCCATACGATGTAACAACTTTGTATATTGTCTTTATGGGAT GTTTTGTTATACAAAGCGTATGGATGACAATTATTGTTTGCAGAAGTGCTATTGTGGCATGCAAGAAACGACTAATCAAGAACAGAAAAGTATCGGGAG ATAGAGGCACACAAGCTCAGAACGATGCCGCGTGTACAGAAGCCAAACATTGCGTCTTCAGATGGGATTTGTGTCTCCAATGCCTCTGCCCTTTGTTAATATTAGGCGGAG GTACATTCAGCTACATCTTGACACCAATGTGTTCACAAGCAGAAGATCCCCACGGATTACATGGCTGCCCTTTACCAAACAATTTCAATCATAACGCAGTCATGCATATGATCCACGTGGTGGCAGTAATGAGTCTCACACTCGGAGAAGTACTAGCAATAAAAAGACGCGAACGATTGTATAAAGCTgagaataataacaatatgaaCTTAGAAAAAGCATTGGACGATTCGGGAACATCGGGAGCACTGATTGTCTGA